In Aristaeella hokkaidonensis, the following are encoded in one genomic region:
- a CDS encoding DUF5058 family protein — translation MSVLEQLNGGGVYLICGSIVAFIAVVCVIFMVRAWRAGKALGMDVTRMKRAVTASATFSVLPSVGILLGVLALSGSLGVPWPWLRLSVIGALHYETQVADAAAEQLGVSLGSGQMTAQAFPTIALLMSICIMWGMILSTLFNKKYLNRLQQGGKKETRTGGGFGDKAMTAMFIGMVSAYIGSYVGGWISGGGLFSFSGSWTPLAVVAAAALAMAVFTYFSEKKGMAWLDNFSIAGSMLIGMLAAVLIGH, via the coding sequence ATGAGCGTTCTGGAGCAGCTGAACGGCGGAGGAGTGTATCTGATCTGCGGTTCAATCGTGGCATTTATTGCCGTGGTCTGTGTGATTTTTATGGTGCGCGCCTGGCGGGCGGGTAAAGCCCTGGGCATGGATGTGACCCGGATGAAACGGGCGGTTACGGCCAGCGCCACCTTCTCCGTGCTGCCCAGCGTGGGCATCCTGCTGGGCGTCCTGGCCCTGAGCGGAAGCCTGGGCGTACCGTGGCCGTGGCTGCGGCTGTCTGTTATCGGCGCCCTGCACTATGAGACGCAGGTGGCGGACGCGGCGGCGGAACAGCTGGGCGTCTCCCTGGGATCCGGCCAGATGACGGCCCAGGCCTTCCCGACGATCGCCCTGCTGATGAGCATCTGCATCATGTGGGGAATGATCCTCTCGACCCTTTTCAATAAGAAATACCTGAACCGTCTGCAGCAGGGCGGAAAAAAGGAAACCCGTACCGGCGGCGGCTTTGGTGACAAGGCGATGACGGCCATGTTTATCGGCATGGTGAGCGCCTATATCGGCAGCTATGTCGGCGGATGGATTTCCGGCGGCGGTCTGTTTTCCTTCTCCGGCAGCTGGACGCCGCTGGCTGTTGTGGCCGCGGCGGCACTGGCGATGGCCGTGTTCACCTACTTCTCCGAGAAGAAGGGCATGGCGTGGCTGGACAACTTCTCCATCGCGGGCAGCATGCTGATCGGTATGCTGGCGGCGGTGCTGATCGGTCACTGA